The following coding sequences are from one Pseudomonas oryzae window:
- the ppa gene encoding inorganic diphosphatase, whose amino-acid sequence MSYSKIPAGKDLPNDIYVAIEIPANHAPIKYEIDHDSDCLFVDRFMATPMFYPANYGFIPHTLADDGDPLDVLVVTPYPVAPGSVIRCRPVGVLHMTDEGGGDAKLLAVPHDKLTVLYKDVQNYTDLPALLIEQIKHFFENYKDLEPGKWVKVESWGDAEEARQVILKAAAAYQK is encoded by the coding sequence CTACAGCAAGATCCCGGCCGGCAAGGACCTGCCGAACGACATCTACGTCGCCATCGAGATCCCGGCCAATCACGCGCCGATCAAGTACGAGATCGATCACGACAGCGACTGCCTGTTCGTCGACCGCTTCATGGCCACTCCGATGTTCTACCCGGCCAACTACGGCTTCATCCCGCACACCCTGGCCGACGACGGCGACCCCCTCGACGTGCTGGTGGTGACGCCCTACCCGGTGGCTCCGGGTTCGGTCATCCGCTGCCGCCCGGTCGGCGTGCTGCACATGACCGACGAAGGCGGCGGCGATGCCAAGCTGCTGGCCGTACCGCACGACAAGCTGACCGTCCTGTACAAGGACGTGCAGAACTACACCGACCTGCCGGCCCTGCTGATCGAACAGATCAAGCATTTCTTCGAGAACTACAAGGACCTCGAACCGGGCAAGTGGGTCAAGGTGGAAAGCTGGGGCGACGCCGAAGAGGCCCGCCAAGTGATCCTCAAGGCGGCAGCGGCTTACCAGAAGTAA